The Salvelinus namaycush isolate Seneca chromosome 8, SaNama_1.0, whole genome shotgun sequence genome has a segment encoding these proteins:
- the LOC120051838 gene encoding replication factor C subunit 4-like isoform X2, translated as MQAFLKGTSTQGTRPLKEKGAGTSGEKKQKSVPWVEKYRPKCMEEVAFQEEVVAVLKKTIEGADLPNLLFYGPPGTGKTSTILAAARELYGPELYRQRVLELNASDERGIQVVREKVKRFAQLTVAGHRTDGKPCPPFKIIILDEADSMTNAAQAALRRTMEKESRTTRFCLICNYVSRIIEPLTSRCSKFRFKPLANQVQEERLLEICYKENLKYSKEGIAALVKVSEGDLRKAITFLQSAAQLNTDNEITESAVIEIAGVVPPKMIDNLLKICYKGTFEKLEIAVWNMVDEGYAATQIINQLHEAIIEEELDDKQKSAITEKMAVGG; from the exons ATGCAGGCGTTTTTGAAAGGAACATCTACTCAAGGCACCAGACCTCTGAAAGAGAAAGGTGCCGGGACCAGTGGAGAGAAGAAGCAGAAGTCTGTCCCCTGGGTTGAGAAATA TAGACCAAAATGTATGGAAGAGGTGGCGTTTCAAGAGGAGGTGGTTGCTGTGCTGAAGAAGACTATAGAGGGCGCTGAT CTCCCCAATCTGCTGTTCTATGGACCACCTGGAACAGGAAAGACGTCCACCATCCTGGCTGCAGCCAGGGAACTTTATGG GCCAGAGCTGTACCGACAGAGAGTCCTGGAGCTGAACGCCTCTGATGAGAGAGGGATTCAGGTGGTCAGAGAGAAAGTCAAGAGATTTGCCCAGCTGACTGTAGCAGGACACCGCACTGA TGGGAAACCATGCCCACCCTTTAAGATCATCATCCTGGATGAGGCTGACTCAATGACCAACGCTGCTCAGGCTGCTCTCAGACGCACCATGGAGAAGGAGTCCCGGACCACCCGCTTCTGTCTCATCTGCAACTATGTCAGCAG GATTATTGAGCCCTTGACATCCAGATGCTCTAAATTCCGCTTCAAACCTCTGGCCAATCAGGTCCAAGAAGAGCGCCTGCTAGAAATCTGTTACAAGGAGAATCTCAAGTACTCGAAGGAG GGAATTGCAGCGTTGGTGAAGGTTTCAGAGGGGGATCTGAGAAAAGCCATAACCTTTCTTCAAAGTGCTGCACAGCTGAACACAGATAATGAGATCACGGAGAGCGCGGTCATAGAGATAGCAGGG GTTGTTCCCCCCAAGATGATCGACAATTTGCTTAAAATCTGTTACAAGGGCACATTTGAAAAACTAGAGATTGCTGTTTGG AACATGGTAGATGAAGGCTATGCCGCCACACAGATCATCAACCAGCTACACGAAGCCATCATAGAGGAAGAGCTGGATGACAAGCAGAAGTCTGCCATCACGGAAAAGATGGCAGTAG GTGGTTGA
- the LOC120051838 gene encoding replication factor C subunit 4-like isoform X1 yields the protein MQAFLKGTSTQGTRPLKEKGAGTSGEKKQKSVPWVEKYRPKCMEEVAFQEEVVAVLKKTIEGADLPNLLFYGPPGTGKTSTILAAARELYGPELYRQRVLELNASDERGIQVVREKVKRFAQLTVAGHRTDGKPCPPFKIIILDEADSMTNAAQAALRRTMEKESRTTRFCLICNYVSRIIEPLTSRCSKFRFKPLANQVQEERLLEICYKENLKYSKEGIAALVKVSEGDLRKAITFLQSAAQLNTDNEITESAVIEIAGVVPPKMIDNLLKICYKGTFEKLEIAVWNMVDEGYAATQIINQLHEAIIEEELDDKQKSAITEKMAVVDKCLVDGADEYLQMLSLCSVILQQATQSN from the exons ATGCAGGCGTTTTTGAAAGGAACATCTACTCAAGGCACCAGACCTCTGAAAGAGAAAGGTGCCGGGACCAGTGGAGAGAAGAAGCAGAAGTCTGTCCCCTGGGTTGAGAAATA TAGACCAAAATGTATGGAAGAGGTGGCGTTTCAAGAGGAGGTGGTTGCTGTGCTGAAGAAGACTATAGAGGGCGCTGAT CTCCCCAATCTGCTGTTCTATGGACCACCTGGAACAGGAAAGACGTCCACCATCCTGGCTGCAGCCAGGGAACTTTATGG GCCAGAGCTGTACCGACAGAGAGTCCTGGAGCTGAACGCCTCTGATGAGAGAGGGATTCAGGTGGTCAGAGAGAAAGTCAAGAGATTTGCCCAGCTGACTGTAGCAGGACACCGCACTGA TGGGAAACCATGCCCACCCTTTAAGATCATCATCCTGGATGAGGCTGACTCAATGACCAACGCTGCTCAGGCTGCTCTCAGACGCACCATGGAGAAGGAGTCCCGGACCACCCGCTTCTGTCTCATCTGCAACTATGTCAGCAG GATTATTGAGCCCTTGACATCCAGATGCTCTAAATTCCGCTTCAAACCTCTGGCCAATCAGGTCCAAGAAGAGCGCCTGCTAGAAATCTGTTACAAGGAGAATCTCAAGTACTCGAAGGAG GGAATTGCAGCGTTGGTGAAGGTTTCAGAGGGGGATCTGAGAAAAGCCATAACCTTTCTTCAAAGTGCTGCACAGCTGAACACAGATAATGAGATCACGGAGAGCGCGGTCATAGAGATAGCAGGG GTTGTTCCCCCCAAGATGATCGACAATTTGCTTAAAATCTGTTACAAGGGCACATTTGAAAAACTAGAGATTGCTGTTTGG AACATGGTAGATGAAGGCTATGCCGCCACACAGATCATCAACCAGCTACACGAAGCCATCATAGAGGAAGAGCTGGATGACAAGCAGAAGTCTGCCATCACGGAAAAGATGGCA GTGGTTGATAAGTGTCTAGTGGATGGTGCAGATGAGTACCTGCAGATGCTGAGTCTGTGTTCTGTGATCTTGCAGCAAGCCACCCAGAGTAACTGA